Genomic segment of Dermochelys coriacea isolate rDerCor1 chromosome 16, rDerCor1.pri.v4, whole genome shotgun sequence:
CTTCCACCAGTACAAATCTTTGTGCACATTTCAatttccatgagttttcaagaTACTTTGAGCCAATCCTCTGTTCAGGTTGAGCTGTTCTCACACAGAACAGATGGGGTTGGACAGTTGTTGTCTCTTTTCCTCTTTCAAACAAATATAATTTGAACCACACTAGCACAGTGAAGTCTAAATAATTGTGTTTGCTAACTACAGAGAGCATGAAAAGCCTAGCTAGGTACATATGCTGCTGCTGTGGTAGGTTTCCAAAGATAGAACACAGAGGGACCACacactatttaaagggatactacccaatTCCCAAACACtacagtggggaggagagaaggtggTGGCTCAAAGATTATTTTCTAGTTACCTGATTCTGCAATTGATCTGGCCCTCAGTGCAATGTAAAGCAGCCCATgaatccctgctccaaggagaGTTATACAACAAATTTACAAATTTCAATTCCTCTTTCAACCAGGAGCAAAGAACTGCAAGGAGCTGTTAGCTAGAGGGAACATCCTGAGTGGCTGGTACACCATCTACCCGCACGACTGTAATGCCATGACCGTGCTGtgtgacatggacacagatggtGGAGGATGGATTGTAAGAACAGAGCATAATGAAGCTCATTGGATATTTTTTCCTTGAACAACAGTTTTTTGTCCCAAGAATGGGAGGTGGCCCTTATCCAGTGGGTGGCAGCTAGGAGAAAAGCATgaggatggaaattctgaaacTGTCAGCTCATCATGATTAGCTGAACAAAAACACGGACACTTTCTAGTAATCCTGTCAAAGTCTCCAGACACCTTGGTTGTGAACATAATGGGTTTCATGGAGGGAACTGGGAGCTTTAGAGTCTAAAAGACCCCGTCTGAGGGGACATTTGTCACTGCTCTGACACAGGTTTCCCTTTTTCTGGTTATTCCCTGCCTGGCTCTCAGAGCCTCCTCAATAGCTGCCCAGACTCCGGAACCAGAATTCCTTCTTCCTTCCACCTTGGTCAAAGTCCGGGTGCATCAGCTGCTCTGTCACTCAGGCAGCCCCTGAGTATGAGTGGAGAGAGCATTCTAGGGAGCTGAGGATACGAGGGGTTTGAACCCTGTATGTACCTCACATTTAAACCTTCCAATTTATTATTGTGTTTATTTATATCCCAGTCATGCCTAGAGAATCTGATGAAAATTAGGGTCTCATTACACTGGGTGCTGAACACATGTActgagagacagcccctgtccTTTGTAGCTCACAGTCTccatagacaaggcagacaaagggccagacagaaagcagaagtgatgtgacttgcccaaatggCAGAACTGAGTATAGAATGCAGACCTCCTGATTGCCAGTCCAGTCCTGTAGATTTCGACCCATGTGATCTTTAACCTAGTGCtgttgctgccaagttttaataCAATCCTCTGGGACAAGCCTCCCTCTGCGATAGTCACCTGAGGCAGAAATAAATCTGACCATGTTAAATCTCATCAAATGATTTACAGTCTCAGTTTCTGGTCTCCTGCTCTACGTAGGATGTAAAACAATGTAGGATTTCCCAGCTAAGAACCTCCTGTTTCCCTACAGGTATTCCAGAGACGGGTGGATGGTTCCGTGGATTTTTACCGCGACTGGAATTCATACAAGAGAGGTTTtggcagccggctgtcagaattTTGGCTGGGAAAcgacaatatccacctgctgacaTCCCTTGGTAAAGACATCACTTTAGCCATAGATACAGGGTATAGAGTTGTACCATCAGTAGAGGTAACACTTCTGCTGCAGACAccccttcctcttcctgttcctGTTCCTTACAGCTCTGCCACACAAAGCTATTGAAACCAATAGTGCTGTGGCAGCTGGACTGGCTCCAGTCATTATTCCTGGAGTAGCATTTGTCCTCTGAGTCTGGTGGTTCGCTCACAGTACAGCAATGAGGAATGCTACAGACTGGATGGAAATTGCTGAACATTTTGCTTTCAAATTGTTTTCCAAAGGAACCAATGAGCTTCGTGTCGATCTCAGAGATTTTGACAACAAGTATCAATTTGCTACCTTCGGATCGTTCAAAATTACAGGGGAGACCGAGAAATACAAGCTGATCCTTGGACCCTTTGTTAATGGCACTGCAGGTAGGTTCTGAGCTCGTCCTTTACCCTTTGTGGCCGATGGAAAAATGGAAAGCAAGTGAGAATCAGAATATTCTGTGGTAGCACCAAAAGCTGATGTAATCTGTGGAAGTGATGTCTTTTGGAAAAGATCAGTTATTCTGCTATTGAACTATTTTAGCAGGAACACATGTTCTAGCGACATCAGCTATGTAGTGTAATATGGATATCCTGCCTTGGGAAGACAGAAAGCAGAATTCTGAGCAGAGTTAAGCACAGCcactccttgttgttttcctaAATTaaacctaaatgcctttgagaaaCATTTGAATTAAACTAAGTAGGCACACCTGGATTGGTACAAGCCACTGAGTGGGTGAACATGTGCATTTTGTGCAAACTATGCATCCAGACTCCCACATACTAGAGACAGAAACATTCTTTGGCAAAAAGTCAGTTGCAGGCCACTGCAAGATTGCTTAGGCACACCAACTTGCCAACCTGTTATGGAGGGCTTTACATTAGGTTCAAAGGGGGTaggtacttagattttcagaaagcctttgacaaggtccctcactaaaggctcttaagcaaagtaagctgtcatgcaataagagggaaggtcctctcctggataaataactggttaaaagataggaaacaaaggttaggaataaatgctcagttttcagaatggagagaggtaaatagtggtgtcctccagatGTCTGTACCTGGACAagtactgttcaacatactcataagtGATCTAGAAAAAGAggtgaacaatgaggtggcaaaatttgcagatgatccaaaactactcaagatagataAATCTGAAGCAgagtgcaaagagttacaaaggcagaccacaaaactggctgactgggcaacaaaatggcagatgaaattcaatgttgaaaaatgcaaaataatgcacattggaaaacataatcccaactataaaatTATTCTATTTACACAtgtattgtatgtaagacaccGGAGGTAATTGCTCGATTCAACTCAGCACTGGCGatgcctcagctagagtactgtgtacACTTTTGCATACTGCActttaggaaatatgtggacaaactgaagagagtccagaggagaacaacaaaaatgataaaaggttagaaaacctgatgtatgaggaatggttaaaaaagctgggcatgtttagtcttgagaaacaaagactgagaggggacctgagaacagtctcAAGGGCTCATATAAAGAGGacgatgatcaattgttctccatgtccactggtggTGGGATAAGAAGTTGTGGGCTTAATCTGTCACAAGGGATTGCAGGGAGACTTAGGTTAggtatgaggaaaaactttctaattatagcatgaggatagttaagctctggaataggtttccatgGGAGGATGTGTAATGCCCACCAatggcagtttttaaaaacagattggccaaacacctgtcagggttggtctaggtttacttgatcctccCTCAGCATAAGGGGCTGGGCTTGATGTCTTCGTGAGGTCCCGTCCAGCCCTACATCTCTGTGACTCTGTGATTCTTCGGTCTTGAATCCTCAACCCATTCTCTGGTAAACTGTTAGTGTTAGGAGCACATTGAGTGCATTGACTGCAATGAGTTACTCTCTCAATTTATAGTGgtgtcactgagatcagaatataGTCTGGTGGAAAATCTTCATTCTAGGAAGTAGAACTGCAGTCTCTCTCCTGGACTCCAGGGAGATTTTTATTGCCTGGTGAAAGGAGAAATTTAGCAACCCCACTGCAGAACTGCCAGGCTGGGCCGTGGGAACTGAACTGTAAAAACGTGTGGTAAATACTGTACACACAATTGTTTCCACAGGGGATTCATTAACTTTGCAGAACAACATGCCGTTTACAACCCAAGACCGAGACAATGACCAATATTCAGGTAACTGTGCAACATCCTTTAAAGGGGCCTGGTGGTACAAGGATTGTCATTGGTCCAACCTGAATGGATTATACTTGAGAGGAGCCCATGAAAGCTATGCTGATGGGGTGAACTGGAAGACTGGCAAAGGGCACAAATACTCCTACAAGGTGTCAGAGATGAAATTTAGGACCGTGTAGCCAATCAGGGAGGCAGTTATAATAGTTACACTTAGCTCTTATACAGGCCTGTCATATTGATCATTTATCTGGAGATTTGCTGAGATGAATTCTTTTTATACCACAatgttttctttgtctttttttctgcTCACCCAATGAGAAGTGCAGCCATTTATGTAACAGAAAGTAGAACTATGGGCTCATTAGTCAGAGTCATGGAATGGGTAAATCTCTGCAAAGCTACTAAATAAATGGTAAAATACATATGGACCCAAAGTCATAAGCTAGACCCCATCACCTGTCAGCACAATAACTGCAAGCCCCTAATACCTGAGCTAAGTAAGTATTTTTTAGCTGTGTGTAAGGGGCCATTTTCTTTGTATACCAGCCACTAAGGGAAGACATCAAATTACACATTCAGCCACTGCACTGCACTAGGACTAGAGCTGGTAACAATAAGGCAAAAAtagttttgtggggaaaaaatgaaattactaagttgttttcatttcaaagggtttttgggtttgtttttaattttttgtatattttttccaattctttcCCCCGATATGTATCAACAAAAATGCCATTGAATGTTCTCATTTACCAAAGTCCTGGCATtctatatacaaaaaaaaaattgcatcatcACGACAACATTTTTGATATAAAAAGAAATGCTGAAAATTTTCTGTAAAAAATATTGTGAATTTTTTCCAGTCAAACAAAACATTAGAATGATGTCAGTgatatttcattaaaattttcatttaaaaaaaaagctatttgtcTATAGAAATCTCTCAGGGTATAGTTACACTGTGACAAAAAACCCAGAGCACTAGGTCTCAgtgcctgggtcagctgactcaggctcatagggCTTAAgctgcagagctataaaattgcagtgtcgacactcaggcttgggctggagctctgagACTCCCCCCTTTCTGTGGTGTCATCGCCTGGGATCCAGCCTGAGTCCAAACTAGCAGCTGACCCAGGCTAGTTGCAGTCATGCCAcaagtcttttattgcagtgtaaacattcccttaattccaaaaatttcaaacagctCTAACTAGGTCATAGCTCTTCTCCTCTTTGGTTCTGTCTTCTGCTGCTTCCACTACCAGAGGCACCACTACAGCTCCTACCACTGTCATGCAATTTTTCCTCTGCTGTTAGTGAATCATTGCCCTTGGAAGCTGCACCTGCCATTGGTGAATTTTCTCCTCTGTTAGTAAAGCAAACACTGGCTCAATTATGTgcatttcatagattttaaaaaaaaacaaccatacAAGACAGTTCAATAGCATCAGAGCTAAAAACATGCCTGGCCGTGCATTAGGTGAATTAGAGAGGTGGGAAGGTAAAGTGTAACCATGCTAGAAGGAGACAATTTGTCTGGGTACACTGGGGAGTACAAGAGAGGGtagctacctctgccaggcgcaCTATTCCTCAGAGGGGGCATGTTGGAAAAGAGTGGTGGTGCAAATAGAAGAGTTCTGCAAGGACCTCAGGCTGCATCTGTACTAGAAAATCCCACTCCCAGTCCAGGCCTCAGGACACATAACAGGCCATAGTCTCCCCCACTGACGCTGGTAGTAttcccagggctggattaaagcAACCCGTGGCCCTAGACATACCCCAACATGGCCCCCGCCAACTTGGATTGCTGGTGGCAGgatcctcctccccttccagggagtCACAGACAATGGCATGGGGCATCCTTTTCTTCCTCCGAAGAGACCTCTTTCCTCTCCAAAGAGGTAGCGCTGGCAGCAGGAACCCCCGCTCTTCTCCCCACCAGTACTTAGTCCAGAAGAAGGGGTTTAATCTACAGTCATGATGGAGGGGGTGGTTGGCCCAAACCTGAGCAGTACTCTGACGAGGTCACACCACCACTCACTCTAGTTTGGCCTGGCTGGCTGCCTCTCAtgggacaaaacaaaacaacatactGGGACTCCCACCGCATTTGGACCTTAGGCACATGCCTAGTTTACCAATGCATTAGTCTGGCCTTGAGGACCCCACTGGGacacccagcccctcctctttTGTAGCTAGGGAGCTGAGCCCTAAGGGAAGAGACATCCCTTTGGGGCCCCTGCCGGCTCCATGGCAGAGCCCGGCACTGTTGACTTCCCCCAGCAGccggagggaaggggaagaggaagggactTCACCAGTCACTCTGGCAACCCTCTTCCCTGAaccgaagggaggaggggaggcaacAGCAGTCCCCAGCATCCAGTTGGAGGACAGAAGACAGCCAAGCAGCCATCTCTGAACAGGGCAGAGTGCCCGGTGCCCAGGAAAGCAGGATGGAGGCTCCGAATAGCCCAGTTTTCCCTCACATGAAGAGCCCAGCCAGGGAGAAGCGAGGAAAGGAGCTGTCCCCGCAGCCAGCCAGCACAGAACTTCCAGACCCAACAACTGGCCTGTCTGTGACCTCAACCTGTAGAAAAGCCCCAGGAGGGGACAAGCTGCTCCTCCTGCCAGCAACTGGAGATAGCTCCTCTCTCCTGCCACTGCCTGCAGCCCGctggccctgcagcagcccaCACCAGATCTTGGATTTCAGATCCAAACAACCAACCTGCTTGCAGCTGAACATGTGCGCTGCAAGCTTTAAAGACTAATGGCACCATTTCAGAACGGAGTTTGGTAGTTAGTCCCTCTCCAGCGATCCCCAGGAATCATTTGCTACCTATGATTTGTGCCCAAGACCTGCTGCCCTGCACCAATCTCTTGATCACTCAGCCAGACAAGGAACCTGAGTGACTACCCTGTGTTATAGTTAGCTGCTAGGTAGTTAGGGTTCATTCTTGCACCATTACAGCATACTGTAGCTGCAAAAGGAGCATCATCTACCGGGATCATCGCCACCTGCACTGTCAATTCCCAGTATAATAAAGTGTAATGGGTCCTCACATTCACCACCTGGGTCCTGAGATATGGGGAACAGTTGTAACTGAGGGGGGGAACATTGGGGTGTCTGTGGTAATGTGACATAGTGTGCAGGCCAGCATAACCTTTAGTAATACAAAGGATTAATACCTCAAATCCTTTCATATTTTTATTGCTTGTATATTTCTCTTTAATCAAATCCTTACATAAAGTATATAGCTTTTTGTTTGCTTATGTGAGTTTGAATTATTGGTAAGTTTAAATGTGGTAGCCATGGCctttggtctacactacagagttaggaagacgtaaggcagcttacatctctctaactctgtaagtgtctacactacaatgttgcTCCCAGCAATGTAAGTCGCCCGCTGTGCCGATTTAATAACACCATCTCCGCGAGAGGCATAGTGTTTAGACCGGTGTAAGGCACTGCATTGACTGTTCttgctgtcagccctggggtggcagggctctggctctCAGTGCCCCACAATGCTCCCAGTGGGAACACGCACCACCGCTCCATGGACATCATTGGAGTATTTGCTATAAGTTACAGGGAGATTAAAACTGACCCTTTTAAATCTGCTTCCCGTTACTGCCTGATTCAGAAGAGTATCGACTGTGGTCTCCTCCCGCCATTTACAGGTGGAGCCAGGGTGCCAGAAGGAGAATAATTTCTGACATATGCCTCCTACGTGGTGTTATGGCTGGGAGAGGCAGCCCTGCTGTCCTACCTTCTAGGGTGTTCTGCTTCTCTGCCAGAAGCCACATGCCTCTTAGCTCAGCTCCAGTGTAACTCCCTTCATAAATTCTAAGCTACATGCCGCAGTGTCTGTAGCAAAGATTCTGCACTGTAATAGTGAGAATCTTTTGCTCGTCTGTCAAAAATCTTCCTCCTCGCATCTCCCAATCCACAGCAGAGCTCCCTTAGTGGCCATGTGAGCACGAACCTTGGAAATACTAAACACTGGAGCAAATACAGACTTGAGGAGTCACCACACTTTTGCTTCCCACAAACAGACCtcaactggtgtgtgtgtgtgtttggggaaaaGGACTAAAAGGGAGTGTGTGGATGATTAAAACAGATCTGCAACATTCATTCCGGTGAATATTCCAGGATGCTTCTTTGTTCAGGGACCAGAGAACAGGAGACTGAGGGACAACACAAGATCTCTGTCTCCGCTACAAAGAACAAATCCCACTTAAACAAAGTTTACTGTTGGGGAATAGCTTTATTTCCAGCAGGAACTTCCAGACACAGCTGCAGAATGATTCCTGCGAGACAAGGACATGCAGCTGTCCCTTAACCCTGCTAAACAGGCCTGAATTTTATTTCAGAGCGTTTCAGGGAATATTGGTTCCCTTTCCCTATGCTCCAGAACACACTGTGATGAGGGTTATCATGTTCTCCCGGAAAATATCTCCCGTTCAAGTTGGACTGCAGGCGGTCATTGAACCATCAGGCCCCCACTTAGGACTCAGTACAGTGAACTGAATTCAGACCATTGTTGCGGTCTTTGGTTGAAAACATCATGTTCCTTTGGTAGGTTAAGGCATCACCTGTAACAAAGAGATGTAGCTTTCTCCCAAGTTGTAATACAATAATAACTAGCTCTCATAGAGAGTTACATTATCCTGATTTTAtggatagggaaactgaagcacaggaaggggaagtgacttgtgcAAGATCACCCAGGAgaccagaggcagagccaggaatagaactctgtTGTCCCAAGTCCCAACAGAGTGCTTGATCCACtagcccacactgcctccctccctgtAGTTCAGTCTCCCAAATGCAGGGCCTGGCCTTCCAGTGTGGGGAATGATCTCTCCCCTTGTGGGCACCCCTAAGTCCTCACAGTACAGGGGGGGAGGCTGCTGTTTCACTCTGGAGGCCTCTCAGgaatggggaggaagaggaaacttTTTATAACAGTGCTCTGAGAATGACACATTCGGTCTTGCTTACACTGGGGGTTTATGCTCAAATATCTGGACCCTGAAAACTACCCCTAAGCTTTACAGTTAGGGGCAGAACCAGGATGGCACAAATCACAAACTTTGGCTTCAAATCCAAATGTTTCCCAAGTTCAGGCAGTTTGGATCAGGGATTTTGGTTCATCCCTTTGTAGACCAGCTACAAAGTCCAGTTCCAAACTACCCCCAAAGTTTTGGTTGTTCAGATCCAAGGGATATTTTTGGACCACATTTTAAGCCAAAAGTGGGCTAAAACTTTCAAACCCCTCTAAACAGAGGCCTTGTTCCTGAGCTTTGTACTCAGACCTCTTTCACCGAAAATCTTATTGATCTCAGTGTGACCTGACACTTTGGCCTGGGTAAGAGCTGAGGGATTTGGCTTTGGGGCTGGTGACAGATGGAAAATATAGAAACCTAAAGCCAGTCTAGGTCCGTGGCTCTTGGCAGAATCAAAACCCACCACTACGGATTCATGTTTGACCCTGGGCCCAAGCAAAGCTAGCACAGCAATGACTACAGGATGTACTTCCTGTTCTGTGGGTTTGATCTAAGAGCACTTCTGTGATTGGGGCCAGTGTCATGGGTCCTCAGCGATGAGTGAAACTGGGAGCCATGTTCCAAGGGATGATGTTCCCTCCCTGTCTTCACGGGAGAACTgctaggaaggagagagacaggagGTGCTCATTACCCCACAGGGTAATCAGAGGGATAGAGCTGAGAAGCTGCTCCATCCCgctgggagaggaagaggagatgatgctcttcctcttgcttttgGAGAATCCTCACCAATGCATTTCACTGCCCCCAAATGAACCCAGCTGTCGAAGATTTCAGAGCATGTTCTCAATGTGTGTGAGGGATGCCCAGGAATCCTGTTTGTTAACCCACTGGTACATAAGGTGGCATCTTCCCAATAGGGGCCTGGGACAGGGCTTTCAGGTGTTGTATCTGAACCTGAGCATGTGCTTCTCTAAGTGACTAAATTCAGAATGTGCAGACAGGGCGGAATTTACTTTGCTCCTGGCCCAGACTTCAGCACATTTCAGCTGAATTTGCTATTCCTTCTTAGCTGTGATCACAGTAAAACCCGCTGAGCACCTACCTGCTGTGCCCTTGAGAAAGTCTCCTAGAATCAGTTTATAGTTCTCAAATTCTCCTAAAATTTGGAATGATTTGTACTTGGCAAATTACTTCTCGGTTTCAGAATCCATGAGGTCGACACGCCGCTCATTACTTCCTGTTAAAAACAGGAAGAATATCAGCTATTCCATGGGATCTGCTAACATTTTTCAGCATCTGGGTTTATTACATCATTCATCCACCAGCCTATCCCCGTATGCTCAGTTTGGGATGCCTTTAATAACCTAGTTTCATACCCCTATGTCTCTTGTCCATTAGCAAACAGCGGTCACAACTAACATCTGCGCTCCAGCTAAGTGACCAGAATCTATAGCATCCATCTCTCTATGGCCTCTGCCAGACCCAATCCACTGACAAAGCAGCAAGGGACAATTTTAGCTCCTGTCTTAGCTCTGATGTTTCAACAGATATTCTGTCCTACACACTGGAACAAGGACTGGTACATCTCCAGATCTGTTCACTTAATGCTCTTTAAGGCGAGCTAGCCTTGACCGGAGCCCAAAGAGCTCCAGTGTAATCTCTCTCAGAAACTTTTCCTTGCAGGCTTGTGTGTGTCAGGAGCAGCCAGTGGTGAGTCTGGGAGCAGTTTCACTACAGCTGGGTGTGTACCAGCATCGTCGAGTGGACAGGATGCACAACTTGAATTTAGATATGGTCCTCATCACGGTTCTTCTATCGACCTCATCTCTGCTTCCCTCAAATCCCCATTCACCAAGTGGGATTAATAATACTTACCCtcccttgtaaagcactttgagatctacagatgaaaagtgctacataaagcTACCACATTATCATCTTGCTGTGCCATGTTACCAAGGAAACGGAGGGCATGgtgattatatatattttaaattatatctgTGATTTCTTACCATGAGATGGTAGCAGGGGAATGTTGTTGTTCCCCAGCCAGAATTCCATCTGCTGGTTGCCAAAACCTCTCTTGTATGAGTCCCAGTCATGGAAAAATCCACTTAACCATCCACCCGTCTTTGGAAAAcctgccaggaaattagagaACCTTAGGTGAAAAGATGGCCGTGTTCATTTTAGTTGTATGTGAATAGCTGCTCAGTTCTTCAAGGACAAGTTGTCAGCATGGTGCATGCTATGGTTAATCAGAATATGTGTGAGCATCTTtgcaaagagtttaaaatgtacCCCAAAATTTTGACATCCTTTTCATCAGCTATTTGAGAAGGGAACAGATGATGAAAAGGGTGAAACAGAAAGGCTTTTCCATGACCAGATCTTGAGGTCTTTACTGAGTTTTTACTCAGCCCTTAATAAGGGAAAAATCCCATGGCAGAAAATTGGAGTTTGCCTTAGTAGAAGCTCAATAAGGCCCTTAAGATTTGATCCAATTAAAGTCACCATTAGCAAGATCCTTCAAAGTAATCACCATGGTGCTGTACATCTTAGATGTGTGAGAACAGCTAGACATCAGAAAATAACAGGTTAATCCATTGCATTGAACACTTTTCACACTGACCCGTCTCTTGCCTTCCATCACATTAAACAAATGTTTAATGTAACAGAGAGTAATAGCTAATATACGTCTCTCTGATCCCATCAGGATTGTTCACTCTGAAAGGGGTCGGGAACATGGTAATGGTTGGATTGTGCTGGATGAGACAGCTCAGATACAACATAGCATGATATTTAGTTCTGCCATTCAGCTGAAAGGAGGaaaagttgtttgcagtgttgttttgTCTGCATTGGTCCccggatattagagatacaagctGCGTGAAGTAATCCCTTCATTGGACCAACATCTGATGGCAAAAGAAacagtttttgagctacacagagctcttcttcaggaggaaaagtgtaattttaaataatCTAAATAAAGGTACCAAGCTAAATGCAAGCCCAGGTCTCAGGCCAGCAAGCAGCAATTCCACTAGCTGTCTAGTCCAGTGGTtgtcagcctttccagactaccataCCCCTCTCAGGCGTCTGATAGGGCTTAAGACTCACCTctcaaaaactacttgcttacaaaatcagacataaaaatacaaacgtgTCAAAGCCCACTGTTACTGAAATAATGCTGACTTGCTCATTTTTGCCATATGAttctaaaaaaaatcaattggaatataaatattgtacttacctttcagtgtgatacttgagcctgtttttttttttcacttgtgagccttgtctgaagccaaagcctcaggcagtggggctgaagcccgacctgaagcatgtaacttagctttgcgggggcCCCAGTGGTGTAGGGCCCCAGACAATTGCATATTGCTTGCCTGTTTACCAGCCCTCATGCAGGCCCTGcacttgtgggggagggatagctcagtggtttgagcattaacctgctaaacccagggttgtgagttcaatccttgatggggccatttagggatctggggcaaaaattggggattggtcctgctttgagcagggggttagactagataaccctctgaggtcccttccaaccctggtattctatgatgaTTCTCTCACCCCCCCCTCTCCACACCATAGGTGGCCAGTGACCTGGCcgttggggaggctagcccccccaCTTGtgtctgaggccccaccctgccctctCCCTTTCTGCTTCCCTCCCCTGCAGGAACCCAGAGCACCCCTGATGTGGCTGCAGAGCCCCAACCCTGGTGCACCGGGTGGCACGATCAGGGTGCTGGGTGGGACtatgccaggctgtttggggatgcACAGCCTCCCTCTGCCCTACGATACCCATGCCCCAAACCTTTCCTGTGAAGTATTTACTttcaggttgagaaacactgatctaggtGAGTTGAGtaccccctagaagacctctgcgtaccccctggagtacatgtacccctggatGAGAATCTCTGGTCTATTCAGTCCCCTCTTAAATCTGATTCACCATCCATATCACCAAGGAGAGCATACAGGTATGAAACACATTGATATCCATGCGGCTTAACTAGTTTTACCAAGTTATAGAAATGGGACAAAACTGGATCCCAaaacctctctctcacacacaaaagcCTGGACATATTTCTTAATCACAGCCCTAAATTGGGCAGGAGACGCAGCATTTCAGCTGCTTTTCTGACTTTATCCAGCTGTCCCACCATCCTCATAGCCAATGCCGCAATGTCGCGGCAGCCAAGATGGGGTAGACAAGTTCACATTGGGTCACCTCTATAATGGTGCCACCTGCGAGCCACGGCATTTAGACTCTTGCTGGCAACATTGTGTCCTGGCCCACCTGGTGACCACCTGTGACCTGTGGTGATGGGAACAGGCAGCTCTGACCAGGTAGCTGCTGTAGAAGGGTTTAGGCAGCTTCTTGAGGAGACATTGCTGAGCTGGAAGATGTGGGGTAAGAAGCGATGGCAAGACAGCCCACCCCATGTGCAGGGGTGAGGGCCCACCCCCTAGGCTTTCCCCACACCTATCAGCTCTGCAGTGTGGAACACAGACAGTGCAAGGAGGAGTGAGG
This window contains:
- the LOC119844169 gene encoding ficolin-2-like; translated protein: MGKAAQKTLISLLCLAAAICKAEDTCPEVRIVGLSSSDKFAILQGCPGFPGAAGPKGDPGAAGMRGERGPPGIPGKAGQTGPKGERGPAGSPGVKGDKGASGTLGTVGEEELDNIQCQKGAKNCKELLARGNILSGWYTIYPHDCNAMTVLCDMDTDGGGWIVFQRRVDGSVDFYRDWNSYKRGFGSRLSEFWLGNDNIHLLTSLGTNELRVDLRDFDNKYQFATFGSFKITGETEKYKLILGPFVNGTAGDSLTLQNNMPFTTQDRDNDQYSGNCATSFKGAWWYKDCHWSNLNGLYLRGAHESYADGVNWKTGKGHKYSYKVSEMKFRTV